AGGCCATCGAGGAGATGCCCAGCGAGGTGACGAAAGGCAGGAAGACCGCCACCCGGAAGAACCCACGGAAGGGCAGGTTCGGCCGGTTCAGCAGGACGGCCAGGCCCAGCGCGATGACGATCGAGACCGGCACCACCACAGCCGCGTACACCAAGGTGTTGGCCAAGGCGTTGAGGAACCGGGGATCGGAGAGCAGCTGGGCGTAGTTGGCCAGCCCCACCCAGTTCGCCGAGCCGAAGCCCGAGTCGTCGGTGAACGACGTCTTCAGCGACTCGAACAACGTCCAGAAGACGAAGATGGCGATGATGACCCCGGCAGGGGCGATGAACATCCAGGCGGTGAAGGCCTGGCGAGTCTTCGAGGTGACTCGCCAGGCCTTCGTGCCTGAGAGTCCGGTTGACGGACGGCGTTCTGCCGCCGGCAGGATTCTCATGGCGCTTCCTTGCTTCAGAGAGGAATCAGTGGCTACTGCGGTCAGCCCAGAAGTGCCTGGAGCTGCTTGGATGCCTCGGGCAGCACTTCCTCCGCGGTCCCCTGGCCGTTCATCACCTTCTGAATGGCCGGATTGACGACGTCGTCGAGGATCGTCTGGAAGTTCACGACACCGCGCATGTGGGACTCGGCACCGACCGCCTTGGTGAACATCTCCGGAACCGGGTTGGCCGACAGATCGGCCATCGGGATGTCACTGCGGGTGGGAGGGTAACCGGACTTCACGGCCCAGGTGGTCTGGGACTCCGTGCTGTTCCAGAACTTCAGGAACTCCAGGGAGGCCTGACGCTGAGCGTCGGAGATGCCCGAGGCAACCAGGATCGGGGTCCCGACGATCATCGTCGTCTGGGTGACCGAACCCTTGGGGAAGGCGACGACACCGAAGTCGACACCGCTCTTCTTGTAGTTGCCCGCGCCCCACGGTCCGTCGATGACCATGCCGGCCCGTCCGGCCGCGAACAGCGCCTGGGCGTCCGGCACCGAGATGCCGATCGGCGAGATGTGGCTGTTCCGGAACAGGTCGGTCCAGTAGTTCAGGACCTTGATGTTCTCCGGCGAGTCCAAGATCGACTTCTTGCGATCCTCGCTCACGTAGCCGCCGCCGTCATTGCGGAAGTACGCGGTCCAGGAGTGGATTCCGGAGAACATGCCCTGGGCGAGCCCGTAGATGTTGGTGGTGTTCTCACCCTCCTTGTAGACGGTGATCTTCTTGGCGGCCTCGGCCATCTCGGTGAGCGTGGTCGGCGGGTTCACCCCAGCCTTCGCGAAGAGCGTCTTGTTGTAATAGAGCATCAGCGGAGCCGCGCTCATCGGCGCACCGTAGAGCTTGCCGTCGTAGGTGGTCGCGTCGATCGTGGCCTTGGGCAGGACGGACTTGTCGAGCTTGCCCTCCCCGTAGAAGTCATCGATCGGCTGGACGACCTTCTTGGTGATGTACTGCGTGGTCATCTCGTGGCCGACGGCGATCAGGGTGGGGCCGTCGCCGGAGGCGTAGGCCGGGAGCAGCTTCTGGATCATGGTGTCCTTCGGCATGATCGTCATGTCGACGACGACCTTGGACTGGGACTCGTTGAACTTCTTCACCAAGGCCTCAACGGTGGGGCCATCGGATCCCTGGTACCAGTTCCAGAAGGTGATGTGGGTCGGGCCGGACGCCTGCGGCTGCTGCGCCGGACCGGCGCAGGCCGCCAGCGGGAGAACCAATCCCGCAGCCAACCCGATAGCCGCGACCCGCCACCGGCGAGTTCGGCGTTGTGCTGTCATTTCAGACCTCCATCAGTGGTCGATAGCTGGTGTGTACAACGTTGTACTCCAGAAGTACATCGTTGTACACGGCGAAGCTACACCCCCACCCCCCGGCTGACAACCCCCTACTTTCGCGAATCTCAGGCGTGCCCAGACTGTGACGTTTCCGCAAGCCAAGCCCGGTTACCTCGGGTTGACTGGGGGTCTCGCCGCCAACTGCTCCACCGAAAAGAGGACTGCCCCCTTTCCCGTGGGGCAGGCGTGGAGCCGGGGCGGGCCGCTACAGTCGGGAGCGTGCCACATCGCAAGGGATCAGCGCCGACCCCGGCCTCATCGGGGCCTGCCGCGGCGGGCCATCGCCCGCTGACCATCGCCGAGTTCACCGACAACTACGGGCCGGCTGATTCGGGCCTGCTGCACGCGGTGCAGTCACTGGAGGGCCAGGTGCTGGCCGCCGGCCACAAGCTGCTGCTGGTCGCCCCGGTCGGCGACGGGCCCAACCCCTACGCCGGCCGCGCCGGACGCCGCGAGATCCGACTGCCCAGCGTCCCGATCCCGGGCACCCAGATCCGGCTGTCGATGGGCCAGGACTTCGACTACCGACTGGCCCAGATGGTGGCCAACCCGCCGGACGTGATCCACGTCCACGGCCTGGGCCCGATCGGGTTGTTGGGCCTGTGGGTGGCCGAGCGCACCGGACGTCCGCTGGTACTGACCTGGCAGACCGACCTGGAGGCCTATGCCGAGCACTACTGGCATGTGCTGCCCTTCCTGAACGCGGCCTACAAGGTCTACGAGCTGCACATGGCCGAATCGACCTGGGAGCAGATCAAGAAGCTGAAGCTGAAGCGTCCCCGCCGCGGCGGCGCCCAGGTGGAGCTGCTCGAGCTGGCCGCCAAGATGCTCACCGACGCCGACCTGGTCACCACCCCGTCCGCCAAGACCGCCGAGCGGGTGCTCGAGGTGGCCCCGGCGGCCGCGGTGCGGGTGATCCCCAGCGGCGTCGATCCGCTGCCGGAGCTGCCGCCGATCAGCAAGGGACGGGGCCCGCGGCTGCTCTACGTCGGACGGATCTCGCAGGAGAAGGGGATCGACCTGCTGCTGGACGCGTTCGCGCTGGTCCGCGATCAGATCCCGCACGTCGAGCTGATGATCGTCGGGGACTGGAGGTCGGCGCCCACCGCGCTGCGCCGCCGGCTGGTCCGGGCCTCCCGGTTCGGCCGAGTCCGGCTGGTCGGCCAGGTGCCCAAGGCCAAGCTGGGTGCCTACTACGCCTCTGCGGACGCCTTCGTGTTCCCGTCGCTGACCGACACCCAGGGCATCTCCCTGCACGAGGCCGCCCACGCCGGGCTGCCCTTCGTGATGGTCGATCACGAGCTGGATCTGGTCACCGAGCCGGGCACCAACACCGTCCTGGCCAGGGCGAACCCGGTCTCGCTTGCCGGCGCCATGGTCAGCCTGCTGGACGC
The nucleotide sequence above comes from Propionicimonas paludicola. Encoded proteins:
- a CDS encoding glycosyltransferase, with amino-acid sequence MPHRKGSAPTPASSGPAAAGHRPLTIAEFTDNYGPADSGLLHAVQSLEGQVLAAGHKLLLVAPVGDGPNPYAGRAGRREIRLPSVPIPGTQIRLSMGQDFDYRLAQMVANPPDVIHVHGLGPIGLLGLWVAERTGRPLVLTWQTDLEAYAEHYWHVLPFLNAAYKVYELHMAESTWEQIKKLKLKRPRRGGAQVELLELAAKMLTDADLVTTPSAKTAERVLEVAPAAAVRVIPSGVDPLPELPPISKGRGPRLLYVGRISQEKGIDLLLDAFALVRDQIPHVELMIVGDWRSAPTALRRRLVRASRFGRVRLVGQVPKAKLGAYYASADAFVFPSLTDTQGISLHEAAHAGLPFVMVDHELDLVTEPGTNTVLARANPVSLAGAMVSLLDALKDPGYAAHASARSRELAAKWTLAGQCAELVGIYEDLAAGRTVPTTEHLSPDYGRRVFPGRTITARFDRPD
- a CDS encoding ABC transporter substrate-binding protein; its protein translation is MTAQRRTRRWRVAAIGLAAGLVLPLAACAGPAQQPQASGPTHITFWNWYQGSDGPTVEALVKKFNESQSKVVVDMTIMPKDTMIQKLLPAYASGDGPTLIAVGHEMTTQYITKKVVQPIDDFYGEGKLDKSVLPKATIDATTYDGKLYGAPMSAAPLMLYYNKTLFAKAGVNPPTTLTEMAEAAKKITVYKEGENTTNIYGLAQGMFSGIHSWTAYFRNDGGGYVSEDRKKSILDSPENIKVLNYWTDLFRNSHISPIGISVPDAQALFAAGRAGMVIDGPWGAGNYKKSGVDFGVVAFPKGSVTQTTMIVGTPILVASGISDAQRQASLEFLKFWNSTESQTTWAVKSGYPPTRSDIPMADLSANPVPEMFTKAVGAESHMRGVVNFQTILDDVVNPAIQKVMNGQGTAEEVLPEASKQLQALLG